Proteins from a genomic interval of Thermoanaerobacterium thermosaccharolyticum DSM 571:
- the cas10 gene encoding type III-B CRISPR-associated protein Cas10/Cmr2 has product MEEKIYESFAENSSNVSLFLFTIGPVQQFISQARKTQDLFMGSFLLSYLTFIGMEEVIDRYGPKSIIYPNLSAQPLMEWHLKRCNINRKSSISSFIDQPTIPNRFVALIPESEESKIIKLAHKMEDIVRKKWKEMVDIVLNKFKLIDKIRLDKKDEDCNAVIKKQTLDFPEIYWVAMPFKKDGRYITEEDFKDFFEEVQKENVGLIYHLGYSALEKSMGIRKNLRNFSQINEYGKKCNICGTKEGVIKAGMGSLQVGKYISEKEALCIPCFVKRALDKYLGDKVDGKFIDYTFPSTAEMASSNFKKRALKDAEVQFNAYIDDIKKIVGENVLRQIQVKPLNKIEGDFNNVVNIEGEWFFEENLCTENIKKQFGIEIDDKEIEDLRKSLKQITDKVGEPNPYYAVVLFDGDNMGEWLAGKLLHNFEHIYGSDLWNKLPNKVKEELKTSIKNKLLAPTIHSLISLSLRNYSLEFVKKIVEDDHLGKLIYSGGDDVLAFVNLKDLFEVMRRLRAAFSGHIKIENNEIKVDWSNNTGFVEKDGKLLLTMGKNATASCGVVIAHYKTPLKMVMDKVRETEKKAKSNTEKDSFAISLLKRSGEEKIIVSKWKYGDMDVLEILKELSYLFRRNQSGVRISRRIVYTLAEEFAKLKDKCGNYIAETGIINTEIKRVVLRAVDTVSGNIGKEEKKNISKEISDVLKNLYHKYDDDIDNFLKLIEISAFIGKEGE; this is encoded by the coding sequence TTGCTTTCATATTTAACTTTTATTGGTATGGAAGAAGTAATTGATAGGTATGGTCCTAAAAGCATAATTTATCCTAATCTTTCTGCTCAGCCTTTAATGGAATGGCATTTGAAAAGATGTAATATAAACAGGAAATCTTCTATTTCGTCATTTATTGATCAGCCTACGATTCCTAATAGATTTGTGGCTTTGATACCAGAAAGTGAAGAAAGTAAAATAATAAAATTGGCACATAAAATGGAGGATATTGTTAGAAAAAAATGGAAAGAGATGGTTGATATAGTTTTAAATAAGTTTAAATTAATAGATAAAATTAGGTTAGATAAGAAAGATGAGGATTGTAATGCAGTAATAAAAAAACAGACACTAGATTTTCCTGAAATTTACTGGGTAGCTATGCCTTTTAAAAAAGATGGAAGATATATTACTGAAGAGGACTTTAAAGATTTCTTTGAGGAAGTCCAAAAAGAAAACGTTGGTTTAATCTATCACCTTGGCTATTCTGCCCTTGAAAAGTCTATGGGTATAAGAAAAAATTTGAGGAATTTTAGCCAAATCAATGAATATGGGAAGAAATGTAATATATGCGGTACAAAAGAGGGAGTAATAAAGGCAGGAATGGGGAGTTTACAAGTAGGTAAATACATAAGTGAAAAAGAGGCACTTTGTATACCTTGTTTTGTTAAAAGAGCTTTGGATAAATATTTAGGTGATAAGGTTGATGGTAAATTTATAGACTATACTTTTCCATCTACTGCAGAAATGGCTTCATCTAATTTTAAAAAGAGAGCTTTGAAAGATGCAGAAGTACAGTTTAATGCATATATTGATGATATTAAAAAAATAGTTGGAGAAAATGTGCTAAGACAAATACAAGTTAAGCCTTTGAACAAAATTGAAGGTGATTTTAATAATGTTGTAAATATCGAGGGAGAATGGTTTTTTGAGGAAAATTTATGTACAGAAAATATCAAAAAGCAGTTTGGTATTGAAATAGATGATAAAGAAATAGAGGATTTGAGAAAATCACTTAAACAAATTACAGACAAAGTAGGGGAGCCTAATCCTTACTACGCCGTTGTTTTATTTGATGGAGATAATATGGGAGAATGGCTTGCAGGTAAATTGTTACACAACTTTGAGCATATATATGGTTCTGATTTATGGAATAAATTACCTAATAAAGTGAAAGAAGAGTTAAAAACATCTATAAAGAATAAACTTCTTGCTCCTACGATCCACTCTTTAATTTCACTATCTTTGAGAAATTATAGTCTTGAGTTCGTAAAGAAAATAGTTGAAGATGATCATTTAGGTAAACTAATTTATTCAGGTGGAGACGATGTGCTTGCTTTCGTTAATTTAAAAGATCTATTTGAAGTGATGAGAAGATTAAGAGCAGCCTTTTCAGGACATATAAAGATAGAAAATAATGAAATCAAAGTAGATTGGAGTAATAACACAGGTTTTGTTGAAAAAGATGGAAAATTACTTTTAACAATGGGCAAGAACGCAACTGCGTCTTGTGGGGTAGTGATTGCTCATTATAAAACGCCGTTAAAAATGGTTATGGATAAAGTAAGAGAAACAGAAAAAAAAGCCAAAAGCAATACTGAGAAGGATAGTTTTGCTATTTCATTATTGAAGCGTTCAGGAGAAGAAAAAATAATAGTAAGCAAGTGGAAATACGGTGATATGGATGTTCTGGAGATATTGAAAGAATTATCGTACCTCTTTAGAAGGAATCAAAGTGGGGTGCGAATTTCTAGAAGAATAGTTTATACTCTAGCAGAAGAATTTGCGAAACTTAAAGATAAATGCGGAAATTATATTGCCGAAACGGGTATTATTAATACGGAGATAAAAAGAGTTGTTTTAAGAGCCGTCGATACTGTTAGTGGAAATATCGGGAAAGAAGAAAAAAAGAATATTTCTAAAGAAATCTCCGATGTACTTAAAAATTTATATCACAAATATGATGATGATATTGACAATTTCTTAAAACTAATCGAAATATCTGCTTTTATCGGAAAGGAGGGAGAATAG
- the cmr3 gene encoding type III-B CRISPR module-associated protein Cmr3, whose amino-acid sequence MLIKIKPLDTLFFRTPKPFFKGEDTWSDSFFPPYPSTVYGAVRSYLIFKNGTLEDFYNGKYRDIIGTQEEKGKIVIKGPFLAENGKSIFKVPYDLVCLKGDNETLHYLQFRKKPSLMISNYNLDNALLWRREGVVDNSEGWLNFIDFKEYLTLKAEEFSYIESKSYFEEEDKIGINIDENTKSSKYGHLYRISMIRLKENAELIVEIEGIDSFDEKGVLQLGGKARAAVFEKGEDVFNDLKNLKFNLNDGLFKIYLATPAIFKKGWLPYWINENTLIGEFKGIKLKLLACAIGKPIFIGGWDIAQGNSKPLNKAVPAGSVYYFELLNDMDLNTLKEAFHFKNISDEKAEEGFGLSFIGEVR is encoded by the coding sequence GTGCTTATAAAAATAAAACCGTTGGATACTTTATTCTTTAGAACGCCGAAGCCTTTTTTTAAAGGAGAAGATACGTGGTCTGATTCTTTTTTTCCGCCTTATCCGTCTACTGTTTATGGGGCGGTAAGAAGCTATTTGATCTTTAAAAACGGCACTTTGGAAGATTTTTATAATGGTAAATATAGGGATATAATAGGAACTCAAGAAGAAAAAGGTAAGATTGTTATAAAAGGTCCTTTCTTAGCAGAAAATGGGAAATCTATTTTTAAAGTACCTTATGATCTGGTATGCTTAAAAGGAGACAACGAAACTTTACATTATTTACAATTTCGTAAAAAACCTTCTTTAATGATTAGTAACTATAATCTTGATAATGCACTTCTATGGAGAAGAGAAGGAGTTGTAGATAATAGTGAGGGGTGGCTTAACTTTATAGATTTTAAGGAGTATCTAACATTAAAAGCAGAAGAGTTTTCTTATATAGAAAGTAAGAGCTATTTTGAAGAAGAGGACAAAATTGGCATTAATATTGATGAAAACACTAAGAGTTCAAAATATGGGCATTTATACAGAATTTCAATGATAAGACTTAAAGAGAATGCCGAACTTATTGTAGAAATAGAAGGGATAGATAGTTTTGATGAAAAAGGTGTTTTGCAACTTGGTGGAAAGGCCAGAGCAGCTGTTTTTGAGAAAGGCGAAGATGTTTTTAATGATTTAAAAAATTTAAAATTTAATTTAAACGATGGTTTGTTCAAGATTTATCTTGCTACTCCAGCAATTTTTAAAAAAGGCTGGTTGCCTTATTGGATAAATGAAAATACCTTAATAGGAGAATTTAAGGGCATAAAACTAAAACTTCTTGCGTGTGCTATTGGAAAGCCGATTTTTATCGGGGGCTGGGATATAGCACAGGGTAATTCCAAGCCATTAAACAAAGCAGTTCCGGCAGGAAGTGTGTATTATTTTGAACTCCTTAATGACATGGACTTAAATACGTTAAAAGAGGCTTTCCACTTTAAGAATATTTCTGACGAAAAGGCTGAAGAGGGGTTTGGGTTATCATTTATAGGGGAGGTAAGATGA